A single genomic interval of Juglans regia cultivar Chandler chromosome 1, Walnut 2.0, whole genome shotgun sequence harbors:
- the LOC109006057 gene encoding B3 domain-containing transcription factor ABI3-like isoform X1, translating into MKGEELQSEDLQAGVRNYGNPTGFDAMKEEEALSVDERQIWLSNEQDHLLADVHDISLFYTDFPPLPDFPCMSSSSSSSSIPAPVKAITCSSSSSSASSSSSAASWALLKSDAEEDVEIKKNHHHNGLHDPVDAPPGALSSTASMEIPQPPDHGLEDVDCMDVMETLGYMDLIESNDFFDPSCIFQSENPLEDFQQEQMSQVEHALQHAHREHDQLMLQSNNDKETGHEEKDPDDMAAVFLEWLRTNKETFSAEDLRSVRIKKATIESAARRLGGGKEAMKQLLKLVLEWVQMNHLQKRRNKEAPTHFPEQYQDPFQNPNPNVNLNSESVTPESNPCFATQSSTWIPQPPCVAEPTAVLAPPAAYPPMVGYMGDPYTHGASNLNSHSPYPAPTEYHMLDSSHSWSASQFSLASHYNAFPENNLHQAPQPFAGYGNQHPYQQYFNGHGERLLRLGSSATKEARKKRMARQRRFLSHHRHNHNHHNQQNQHQSQNADQHARLGGDNCSTTAVAAQANPGNWVYWPSTTGGVASGSPVMPAEMALGIPADRMAMHGQNFPVRVASDRRQGWKPEKNLRFLLQKVLKQSDVGNLGRIVLPKKEAETHLPELEARDGISIAMEDIGTSRVWNMRYRYWPNNKSRMYLLENTGDFVRANGLQEGDFIVIYSDVKCGKYMIRGVKVRQPGPKSETKRPGKSQKNQHASTSTTTTTPAGAEDAISSSPTARKK; encoded by the exons ATGAAGGGTGAGGAACTACAAAGTGAAGATCTCCAAGCAGGGGTTAGGAATTATGGTAACCCTACCGGGTTTGATGCCATGAAGGAAGAAGAGGCATTGAGTGTTGATGAGAGACAGATCTGGCTTTCAAATGAACAAGATCATCTGCTTGCAGATGTCCATGATATTTCACTCTTTTACACTGACTTCCCTCCTCTCCCTGATTTCCCTTGCAtgtcatcatcttcatcatcatcatccattcCAGCACCAGTCAAGGCTATCACGTGCTCCTCGTCATCGTCTTCGGCCTCTTCGTCTTCTTCCGCAGCTTCTTGGGCTCTTCTGAAATCAGATGCAGAGGAAGATGTGGAGATCAAGAAGAATCATCATCACAACGGCCTGCATGATCCAGTGGATGCGCCGCCTGGAGCCTTGTCTTCCACCGCCTCCATGGAGATCCCTCAGCCGCCTGACCACGGCCTTGAAGATGTGGACTGTATGGATGTGATGGAGACTTTGGGGTACATGGATCTAATTGAAAGCAACGATTTCTTCGATCCATCATGTATCTTTCAGAGCGAAAACCCCCTGGAGGATTTTCAACAGGAACAAATGTCTCAAGTAGAACATGCATTGCAACATGCGCATCGAGAACATGACCAGCTGATGTTACAGAGTAACAACGACAAAGAGACCGGCCATGAAGAGAAGGATCCAGATGACATGGCGGCAGTGTTTTTGGAGTGGCTTAGAACAAACAAAGAGACCTTCTCTGCAGAAGACCTGAGGAGTGTGAGGATCAAGAAGGCCACTATTGAGAGTGCTGCAAGGCGCTTGGGTGGAGGAAAGGAGGCCATGAAGCAGTTGTTGAAACTTGTACTGGAATGGGTTCAGATGAACCATCTTCAGAAAAGGCGCAACAAAGAAGCACCCACCCATTTTCCTGAACAATACCAAGACCCTttccaaaaccctaaccctaacgtTAATCTTAATTCTGAGTCCGTGACACCTGAATCAAACCCTTGTTTTGCTACACAGTCGTCGACATGGATCCCTCAACCACCTTGTGTTGCCGAGCCGACTGCCGTGCTGGCGCCTCCGGCGGCTTACCCACCAATGGTTGGGTATATGGGTGATCCTTACACACATGGAGCTTCCAATCTCAATAGCCACAGTCCTTACCCAGCTCCGACAGAGTATCACATGCTGGACTCCTCGCATTCATGGTCTGCATCACAGTTTTCTCTGGCGTCTCATTACAACGCCTTCCCAGAAAATAATCTTCACCAGGCTCCACAACCTTTTGCAGGGTATGGAAATCAACACCCCTACCAACAGTATTTTAATGGTCACGGTGAGAGGCTGTTGAGGTTAGGTTCTTCAGCTACTAAAGAGGCAAGGAAGAAGAGGATGGCGAGGCAAAGGCGGTTTTTATCACACCATAGGCATAATCACAATCATCATAACCAGCAAAATCAGCACCAAAGCCAGAATGCAGATCAGCATGCAAGACTTGGCGGTGACAATTGCAGTACCACAGCCGTAGCAGCTCAGGCCAATCCAGGAAACTGGGTATACTGGCCCTCTACTACAGGTGGGGTTGCTTCTGGCTCGCCGGTGATGCCAGCCGAGATGGCACTGGGAATTCCAGCGGATCGGATGGCCATGCATGGACAGAATTTCCCGGTGAGAGTTGCATCGGATAGAAGACAG GGGTGGAAACCTGAGAAGAACTTGAGGTTTCTTCTCCAAAAGGTGCTGAAGCAGAGTGATGTGGGTAACCTTGGAAGAATTGTTTTGCCTAAG AAAGAAGCAGAGACCCATCTTCCAGAATTGGAGGCAAGAGATGGCATTTCTATTGCCATGGAAGACATAGGGACCTCCCGTGTATGGAACATGCGCTATAG GTACTGGCCAAACAATAAAAGCAGGATGTATCTTCTTGAAAACACAG gAGATTTTGTGAGGGCCAATGGACTCCAAGAAGGAGACTTCATAGTCATCTACTCAGACGTCAAGTGTGgcaaatat ATGATACGAGGAGTGAAGGTGCGGCAACCAGGGCCGAAATCCGAGACCAAAAGGCCTGGAAAATCGCAGAAAAACCAGCATGCAAGTACTTCAACCACCACTACTACTCCAGCTGGTGCTGAGGATGCAATATCATCTTCACCCACCGCACGTAAAAAATAG
- the LOC109006057 gene encoding B3 domain-containing transcription factor ABI3-like isoform X2 — protein sequence MEIPQPPDHGLEDVDCMDVMETLGYMDLIESNDFFDPSCIFQSENPLEDFQQEQMSQVEHALQHAHREHDQLMLQSNNDKETGHEEKDPDDMAAVFLEWLRTNKETFSAEDLRSVRIKKATIESAARRLGGGKEAMKQLLKLVLEWVQMNHLQKRRNKEAPTHFPEQYQDPFQNPNPNVNLNSESVTPESNPCFATQSSTWIPQPPCVAEPTAVLAPPAAYPPMVGYMGDPYTHGASNLNSHSPYPAPTEYHMLDSSHSWSASQFSLASHYNAFPENNLHQAPQPFAGYGNQHPYQQYFNGHGERLLRLGSSATKEARKKRMARQRRFLSHHRHNHNHHNQQNQHQSQNADQHARLGGDNCSTTAVAAQANPGNWVYWPSTTGGVASGSPVMPAEMALGIPADRMAMHGQNFPVRVASDRRQGWKPEKNLRFLLQKVLKQSDVGNLGRIVLPKKEAETHLPELEARDGISIAMEDIGTSRVWNMRYRYWPNNKSRMYLLENTGDFVRANGLQEGDFIVIYSDVKCGKYMIRGVKVRQPGPKSETKRPGKSQKNQHASTSTTTTTPAGAEDAISSSPTARKK from the exons ATGGAGATCCCTCAGCCGCCTGACCACGGCCTTGAAGATGTGGACTGTATGGATGTGATGGAGACTTTGGGGTACATGGATCTAATTGAAAGCAACGATTTCTTCGATCCATCATGTATCTTTCAGAGCGAAAACCCCCTGGAGGATTTTCAACAGGAACAAATGTCTCAAGTAGAACATGCATTGCAACATGCGCATCGAGAACATGACCAGCTGATGTTACAGAGTAACAACGACAAAGAGACCGGCCATGAAGAGAAGGATCCAGATGACATGGCGGCAGTGTTTTTGGAGTGGCTTAGAACAAACAAAGAGACCTTCTCTGCAGAAGACCTGAGGAGTGTGAGGATCAAGAAGGCCACTATTGAGAGTGCTGCAAGGCGCTTGGGTGGAGGAAAGGAGGCCATGAAGCAGTTGTTGAAACTTGTACTGGAATGGGTTCAGATGAACCATCTTCAGAAAAGGCGCAACAAAGAAGCACCCACCCATTTTCCTGAACAATACCAAGACCCTttccaaaaccctaaccctaacgtTAATCTTAATTCTGAGTCCGTGACACCTGAATCAAACCCTTGTTTTGCTACACAGTCGTCGACATGGATCCCTCAACCACCTTGTGTTGCCGAGCCGACTGCCGTGCTGGCGCCTCCGGCGGCTTACCCACCAATGGTTGGGTATATGGGTGATCCTTACACACATGGAGCTTCCAATCTCAATAGCCACAGTCCTTACCCAGCTCCGACAGAGTATCACATGCTGGACTCCTCGCATTCATGGTCTGCATCACAGTTTTCTCTGGCGTCTCATTACAACGCCTTCCCAGAAAATAATCTTCACCAGGCTCCACAACCTTTTGCAGGGTATGGAAATCAACACCCCTACCAACAGTATTTTAATGGTCACGGTGAGAGGCTGTTGAGGTTAGGTTCTTCAGCTACTAAAGAGGCAAGGAAGAAGAGGATGGCGAGGCAAAGGCGGTTTTTATCACACCATAGGCATAATCACAATCATCATAACCAGCAAAATCAGCACCAAAGCCAGAATGCAGATCAGCATGCAAGACTTGGCGGTGACAATTGCAGTACCACAGCCGTAGCAGCTCAGGCCAATCCAGGAAACTGGGTATACTGGCCCTCTACTACAGGTGGGGTTGCTTCTGGCTCGCCGGTGATGCCAGCCGAGATGGCACTGGGAATTCCAGCGGATCGGATGGCCATGCATGGACAGAATTTCCCGGTGAGAGTTGCATCGGATAGAAGACAG GGGTGGAAACCTGAGAAGAACTTGAGGTTTCTTCTCCAAAAGGTGCTGAAGCAGAGTGATGTGGGTAACCTTGGAAGAATTGTTTTGCCTAAG AAAGAAGCAGAGACCCATCTTCCAGAATTGGAGGCAAGAGATGGCATTTCTATTGCCATGGAAGACATAGGGACCTCCCGTGTATGGAACATGCGCTATAG GTACTGGCCAAACAATAAAAGCAGGATGTATCTTCTTGAAAACACAG gAGATTTTGTGAGGGCCAATGGACTCCAAGAAGGAGACTTCATAGTCATCTACTCAGACGTCAAGTGTGgcaaatat ATGATACGAGGAGTGAAGGTGCGGCAACCAGGGCCGAAATCCGAGACCAAAAGGCCTGGAAAATCGCAGAAAAACCAGCATGCAAGTACTTCAACCACCACTACTACTCCAGCTGGTGCTGAGGATGCAATATCATCTTCACCCACCGCACGTAAAAAATAG